The following coding sequences are from one Microbulbifer sp. TB1203 window:
- the zigA gene encoding zinc metallochaperone GTPase ZigA — protein sequence MANAEQHKLPVTVLSGFLGAGKTTVLSHILNNRDGRRVAVIVNDMSEINIDAAAVQNDIQLNRSEEKLVEMSNGCICCTLREDLLMEVRRLAGEGRFDYLLIESTGISEPLPVAETFTFADEDGTSLSDIATLDTMVTVVDAVNFLRDYDEAKYLQDTGEHLGEEDERSVADLLVDQVEFADVILVSKTDLVDEPTLQRLIAVLKILNTEADIVPIRNGQVDISQVLGTGKFSFERAQQAPGWLKEMRGEHIPETEEYGIASFTYTARRPFHPQKFYDFLHGDNFHGKLIRSKGYFWLASRPDFAGHWSQAGGIAHYGFAGMFWKAVPRDRWPEDEEYLSSIQENWREPFGDMRQELVFIGQGLEREQFVQALDDCLLNDGELLAGREHWQTLPDPFPAWGEEA from the coding sequence TTGGCAAACGCTGAACAACACAAGCTGCCGGTTACCGTATTGTCCGGCTTTCTCGGCGCCGGCAAAACCACGGTGCTGAGCCATATCCTCAATAACCGTGACGGGCGCCGGGTAGCGGTGATCGTCAATGATATGAGCGAGATCAATATAGACGCCGCCGCGGTGCAGAATGACATACAGCTCAATCGCAGTGAGGAAAAACTGGTGGAGATGAGCAACGGTTGTATCTGCTGCACCCTGCGGGAAGACCTGTTGATGGAGGTGCGCCGCCTGGCCGGCGAGGGCCGCTTCGATTATCTGCTGATCGAATCCACCGGTATTTCAGAACCCCTGCCGGTGGCAGAAACCTTCACCTTCGCCGATGAAGACGGCACCAGCCTGTCGGATATCGCCACCCTGGACACCATGGTCACGGTGGTGGACGCGGTGAATTTCCTCCGGGATTACGACGAAGCCAAATACCTGCAGGACACCGGCGAACACCTGGGGGAGGAAGACGAACGCAGTGTCGCCGACCTGCTGGTGGACCAGGTCGAATTCGCCGATGTTATTCTGGTCAGCAAGACCGACCTGGTGGACGAGCCGACCCTGCAGAGGCTGATAGCCGTACTGAAAATCCTCAATACCGAGGCGGATATAGTCCCCATCCGAAACGGCCAGGTGGACATCAGCCAGGTGCTAGGCACCGGCAAGTTCAGTTTCGAGCGCGCCCAACAGGCTCCGGGCTGGCTCAAGGAGATGCGCGGCGAGCACATACCGGAAACCGAGGAATACGGCATCGCCAGCTTTACCTACACCGCACGTCGCCCTTTCCACCCGCAAAAGTTCTACGACTTTCTCCACGGCGACAACTTCCACGGCAAGCTGATCCGCTCCAAGGGCTATTTCTGGCTAGCCAGCCGGCCGGATTTTGCCGGGCATTGGAGCCAGGCCGGCGGCATCGCCCATTATGGCTTTGCCGGGATGTTCTGGAAGGCCGTGCCCCGGGACCGCTGGCCCGAGGACGAAGAATATCTCTCGTCGATTCAAGAAAACTGGCGGGAACCCTTCGGCGATATGCGCCAGGAGCTGGTCTTTATCGGCCAGGGTCTCGAGCGGGAACAGTTCGTCCAGGCACTGGACGACTGTTTGCTGAATGACGGCGAACTACTGGCCGGACGCGAGCACTGGCAAACCCTGCCGGACCCCTTCCCCGCCTGGGGGGAAGAGGCATGA